Proteins encoded within one genomic window of Gasterosteus aculeatus chromosome 18, fGasAcu3.hap1.1, whole genome shotgun sequence:
- the LOC120807944 gene encoding uncharacterized protein LOC120807944 isoform X2, producing the protein MSESPEEQQSTGVLGRIGSWLSPWRGKAPTSPTENASASSGQALKSEEEKESEESVRLCGTGTRESEQEEEGRLSNRNPLRPSGDIFPCEEVDATRSAHRDGSVASSAEKADPKKEELVECRTKRVVQGKQREESGSGTLAGGTDARQVTHQSSSAEQGVARAFDLAPGRPHAQRQAQAGRRLHVYLEETSVTHCDQNTCAGQDIVQVTKKNLNVLAKANSSPSLDLSKSSARAEDKRTNVRPVVGGQSYYSALVGVSLKAHKELQSEPEAEGPTEACSMGRKNAARRKVRKNSQGEEGNSSQGKMSPGVQHVPEGISTTGDPVTSPKARSPKSDVGESSVSSSPKPDAPSQASPEGAENESPCPDKAELSDNLQDSNSVIAATPPRAVDGPADMEGDGSVYKVERRTETPESKRRSLKVSRSEVKFFTKYVPLDPKKHSAGESEEFEAALKKHKDEAKDYQKTERDARLNKLKNIDEEPKPVAGAVSDKITLFERPAEGVNKRTIQSPRSADVSPVRNTRLLLSENRSRSVECSSTGRSSSPSPLGDSAMTIKDRARNFEGASERKKKPVMPRKPDIVGMSQKATSSVVPKSSEVDNQGQLDTEKQIQQAKPEITLKPDGQDSTAAGLEISIPKEQSTDSNSNSKVSGRTSDRGTKSNSVETNVPPTSPGDSKELTDMISPQAKGPSRKGPRSKRRKGLEPTGPTSPTSESPPDRSASKPQLTANKQQQVDEAACAPKPLTEKASFPSDRAQGNTEAQQEALKKEPQVLGNQKKKLDSSFKKKSIEKPVNRQEGIPEPSINKDEPDTAAGSSGTKAPVDKDPVISPQKKKEAGEHGHLFSRRREKASEEGTETSTSSPTSAAPGEQPIKKTGLIEQEPPVEQPKEESPVEAKSTEANKKDTGRTQKDVELIDQALSKDAGKLEQAESKKTNQTEKHNRDKAQQLLRRDKNTAAVSESRRGFSEAEGCAVRNDAAKNSERKDEPQPAEVTTKPESNRPEPDPPSSELSRPQTGPPGSPARPAEFPGTARDPQLPSASPEKTENSPDDSRAGGADGARSPRPKPIATATAAAEKAAVKAADGAPSALAPAEPGSVSPKGPSDKEVLPPSASKPLSGGVARQDAGGSLKDSGDVTKPAPTPQQREGSPDIASASEITKETDGAASDPKANAVEKTVKELSPVATCHISLPSRLSAVEKEQAKEKPRKAPRGTPPPRATDAIQDMTQHPTAKKHHFPRGRSRDDSETRRDAPSSWLDVDFPRRTLKVSTAKLTSSGSENNLLDTSGDLDDNNFIEKIRKLCAPFSLPPRKHNPLRTPQPPFAMPAIKEARFEKTFDPEEFKFGLSKKSQFSVDAGPSLLTSKYQEKETKNILKPARASLADRSMLLGILDPHSRLRDNTPVKDEDDVKEERDEQIKVKSRLEGSCVLNSLSSSILRAKRNGAVSPGDAPQLSPTLEHQPPPPSPTAGAALRDTRAPSFREEARTAGSVPGDSGLPLPAFNDTKLPDYLEKYLPQEPAKPEHSIKGEERVTAEVTGKMTSAASGVEADLAGKLGPALPAPPRLPEIPPGAQPTRFELNKPPALPQAVVRNNIRTQKGFHKRPGKMVLFEKPQFSGQVHEIYRDMADATSLQLSPLISVKVVRGCWVIYEKPDFQGRCIALEEGGSELTNMWADSGPETEPQNSPPMLIGSIRLAVSDYSLPHIDLFTEPDGLGRVTPYHDDTIETGSFGVPLSTGSIRVHSGVWLVFSDPGFQGMISVLGTGEYPLPDSWGFTSPFVGSLRPLKMGGFKVENPNEVKAVLYEEPGLAGAGLEIDSDVFSFGESQGDVTGAAGANADSGKPVSVASLKIMGGLWVGYSEPAFEGQQYILEEGEYLHCGDWGGSDRLGSLRPISADFMSPHLKMFSDKDFGELGVNIGLTVPVIDMDATGYGVKTQSIDVFSGVWVAFEEPGFCGECYLLEKGLYGSPEDWGALQPRVASAMPVVLDDFENAAKFKLQIFSEPGFQGSVVPLEDSVASLQDGVSVSSCKVLAGSWLAFEGRDFTGRMYLLELGSYPDLRAMGCANAKSSILSLQTVGFEFSLPSITLFERCGLWGKRVVLTDGSVNLQLVGGCSRIQSVLVEGGMWVLYEGINYRGPQILLKPGEVPDWRKSSSWQTIGSLRPLMQKRVPFRLRNRQTGLMLSVTGDLDDVKLMRVQETEETDGFEQIWHYQNGHLHCKLLEECCLSPSGSVTMAGSRVGLSPEPNNQDNLWSITPQGFIRYSQTSDLVLEVKGGKLYDKNQVILNKLNPAKLDQQWDVEII; encoded by the exons ATG TCTGAGAGCcccgaggagcagcagagcactGGAGTCTTGGGCCGAATCGGGAGCTGGCTCTCTCCATGGAGGGGAAAGGCTCCAACTAGTCCCACTGAAAATGCCTCTGCGAGTAGCGGTCAGGCTCTTAAGtcagaagaggaaaaggagagtGAGGAATCTGTGAGACTCTGTGGGACAGGGACACGAGAgtcggagcaggaggaggagggccgaCTATCCAATCGCAATCCACTCCGTCCCTCCGGAGACATTTTCCCTTGTGAAGAGGTGGACGCCACTCGGTCTGCCCACAGAGACGGCTCTGTTGCGAGCAGCGCTGAGAAAGCGGATCCAAagaaggaggagctggtggagtGCAGGACAAAGAGAGTCGTGCAAGgcaagcagagggaggagagcggcaGCGGCACATTAGCCGGCGGGACAGACGCCCGTCAGGTGACACATCAGTCCTCCTCCGCAGAGCAGGGTGTGGCGAGGGCGTTTGACCTTGCCCCCGGCCGGCCTCACGCACAGAGACAAGCGCAGGCGGGCCGGAGGCTCCATGTGTACCTGGAGGAGACCAGCGTCACCCACTGCGACCAGAACACCTGCGCTGGACAGGACATCGTCCAAGTCACCAAAAAGAACCTAAACGTCCTCGCCAAAGCAAATTCATCTCCAAGTTTGGATTTGAGCAAAAGTTCAGCAAGAGCAGAGGACAAACGGACAAATGTGAGGCCTGTAGTTGGGGGACAGAGTTATTACAGTGCCCTAGTGGGGGTGTCGCTGAAAGCACACAAAGAGTTGCAGTCAGAGCCTGAAGCTGAAGGACCAACAGAGGCTTGCAGCATGGGGCGTAAAAACGCAGCCAGAAGGAAAGTCAGGAAGAACTCTCAGGGAGAAGAAGGCAACAGCTCCCAGGGAAAGATGTCCCCCGGCGTCCAACATGTCCCAGAGGGAATCTCCACAACAGGCGACCCAGTAACCAGCCCTAAAGCCAGAAGTCCAAAGTCTGACGTGGGAGAGTCCTCTGTAAGCTCCTCCCCAAAGCCCGACGCGCCCTCTCAGGCCTCACCTGAAGGAGCAGAGAATGAGTCACCCTGCCCCGATAAAGCCGAGCTGTCGGACAACCTCCAGGACTCAAACTCAGTCATCGCAGCCACTCCGCCACGTGCAGTTGATGGACCCGCAGACATGGAGGGTGACGGCAGTGTTTACAAAGTAGAGCGGAGGACGGAGACACCAGAGTCCAAACGCAGGAGTCTCAAGGTTTCTCGAAGCGAGGTGAAGTTTTTTACTAAGTATGTGCCTCTGGATCCTAAGAAACATTCGGCCGGAGAATCCGAGGAATTTGAAGCAGCATTGAAGAAGCACAAAGATGAAGCAAAGGATTACCAGAAAACAGAGCGTGATGCCAG ACTAAACAAGCTTAAGAACATTGACGAGGAGCCCAAGCCAGTCGCTGGCGCCGTTTCGGATAAAATCACCCTCTTTGAGCGCCCTGCAGAAGGAGTTAACAAACGGACCATCCAAAGTCCGAGAAGCGCCGACGTCTCTCCAGTGAGGAACACCCGTTTATTGTTGTCAGAAAACAGGTCGAGATCAGTTGAGTGTTCCAGCACGGGCAGGTCCAGCTCGCCATCGCCCCTCGGGGACAGTGCGATGACGATCAAAGACCGAGCGAGGAACTTTGAGGGGGCatctgaaagaaagaagaagccgGTGATGCCTCGAAAGCCAGACATTGTAGGAATGTCTCAGAAGGCTACCTCATCTGTTGTACCAAAGTCATCAGAGGTAGACAATCAGGGTCAACTGGATACCGAAAAGCAAATACAGCAAGCAAAGCCTGAGATAACATTAAAACCGGATGGACAAGATAGCACCGCTGCAGGGTTAGAGATTTCCATTCCAAAAGAACAATCAACAGACTCCAATTCAAACAGCAAAGTGTCCGGGAGAACATCAGACCGGGGCACGAAATCTAACAGTGTTGAAACGAATGTTCCGCCTACAAGTCCCGGTGATTCTAAAGAACTGACTGACATGATCAGCCCACAGGCCAAAGGCCCAAGCAGAAAAGGCCCCCGctccaaaagaagaaaaggcctGGAGCCCACCGGTCCCACCAGCCCGACGAGTGAAAGCCCTCCGGATCGCTCCGCGAGTAAGCCACAGCTCACTGCTAATAAACAGCAACAGGTGGACGAGGCCGCTTGTGCCCCCAAACCACTCACGGAGAAAGCCTCATTTCCATCCGATAGAGCCCAGGGAAACACAGAAGCCCAGCAGGAAGCGTTGAAGAAAGAGCCACAGGTGTTAGGAAATCAAAAGAAGAAGTTGgattcttcatttaaaaagaagagcaTTGAGAAACCAGTGAACAGACAGGAGGGAATACCTGAACCGTCAATCAACAAGGATGAACCCGATACTGCTGCTGGTAGCAGCGGAACCAAGGCGCCGGTCGACAAGGATCCTGTTATTTCACctcaaaagaagaaagaggCAGGAGAACACGGCCACTTATTCTctcggaggagagagaaggccTCCGAGGAAGGCACAGAaacttccacctcctcccccacctccgccGCGCCGGGAGAACAACCTATTAAGAAGACTGGTTTGATAGAGCAAGAGCCACCTGTTGAACAGCCGAAAGAAGAATCACCAGTGGAGGCTAAATCTACCGAGGCGAATAAAAAAGACACGGGGCGAACACAGAAGGACGTAGAACTAATAGATCAGGCTTTGAGTAAAGATGCTGGCAAATTGGAACAGGCTGAGAGCAAAAAAACGAATCAGACTGAGAAGCACAACAGAGACAAAGCACAGCAGCTTCTGCGTCGTGATAAAAACACGGCCGCGGTTTCAGAGAGCAGACGGGGTTTCTCAGAGGCAGAGGGGTGTGCGGTGAGGAATGACGCGGCAAAGAATTCTGAAAGAAAAGATGAGCCACAGCCAGCGGAAGTCACAACAAAACCAGAATCAAATCGCCCAGAACCAGACCCTCCGTCCTCAGAACTGAGCAGGCCCCAAACCGGGCCTCCGGGGTCACCGGCGAGGCCTGCGGAGTTCCCCGGAACGGCGAGAGACCCGCAGCTTCCTTCCGCGTCCCCGGAGAAAACGGAGAATTCCCCAGATGACTCACGTGCGGGTGGAGCTGACGGCGCTCGCTCCCCGAGGCCGAAGCCGATCGCCACAGCAACCGCGGCCGCTGAGAAAGCGGCTGTGAAAGCTGCGGACGGGGCCCCGTCGGCGCTGGCGCCCGCGGAGCCCGGTAGCGTGTCGCCAAAGGGTCCGTCAGATAAGGAGGTTTTGCCTCCTTCTGCCTCAAAACCTTTGAGCGGCGGCGTAGCGAGGCAGGATGCTGGTGGGTCCTTGAAAGACTCGGGAGACGTTACGAAACCAGCTCCAACACCTCAGCAGCGTGAAGGATCTCCCGATATTGCGAGTGCAAGCGAGATCACCAAAGAAACCGATGGCGCTGCTTCCGACCCAAAGGCCAATGCGGTAGAGAAGACAGTGAAGGAACTTTCACCTGTGGCTACATGTCATATCTCCCTACCTTCACGACTCAGCGCAGTCGAGAAGGAGCAGGCCAAGGAAAAACCAAGAAAAGCTCCGAGAGGAACCCCTCCCCCGCGTGCTACCGACGCGATCCAAGACATGACCCAGCATCCAACCGCCAAGAAGCACCACTTTCCTCGGGGGCGAAGCAGAGACGATTCTGAAACCCGGCGAGACGCTCCTTCGAGCTGGCTGGATGTGGATTTCCCCAGACGGACGCTGAAAGTCTCGACGGCCAAACTGACCTCCTCTGGAAGTGAGAACAATCTTCTGGACACCTCCGGCGACCTGGATGATAACAATTTCATTGAGAAAATCCGAAAGCTTTGTGCACCGTTCTCCCTCCCGCCGCGCAAACACAACCCCCTCCGCACACCGCAGCCGCCGTTCGCCATGCCCGCCATCAAGGAAGCCCGCTTTGAGAAGACGTTTGACCCCGAGGAGTTCAAGTTCGGCTTGAGCAAGAAGAGCCAATTCAGCGTGGACGCGGGCCCGAGCCTCCTAACCTCCAAGTACCaggaaaaggagacaaaaaacatTCTTAAGCCCGCCAGGGCGAGTTTGGCGGACAGGAGCATGCTGCTCGGCATTCTGGACCCTCACTCCCGCCTCAGGGACAACACCCCCGTCAAAGATGAGGACGATGTcaaggaagagagagacgagCAGATCAAGGTGAAGTCTCGCCTGGAGGGGAGCTGCGTCCTCAAcagcctcagctcctccatcctcaGAGCGAAGAGGAATGGAGCCGTGTCACCCGGCGACGCCCCGCAGCTGAGCCCCACACTGGAACATCAGCCGCCCCCGCCGAGCCCGACCGCCGGCGCTGCACTCAGAGACACGCGGGCCCCGAGCTTCAGGGAGGAAGCCCGGACCGCCGGCTCTGTGCCCGGTGACTCAGGCCTTCCACTTCCTGCTTTTAACGACACCAAGCTGCCGGACTATTTGGAGAAGTACCTCCCACAAGAACCAGCGAAGCCAGAGCACAGCATAAAAGGAGAGGAGCGAGTCACAGCCGAG GTTACTGGAAAAATGACATCTGCAGCATCTGGAGTCGAGGCAGACCTCGCTGGGAAACTAGGTCCAGCGCTTCCTGCGCCTCCACGTCTTCCTGAGATTCCTCCGGGCGCACAGCCTACCCGGTTTGAGCTTAACAAGCCGCCGGCTTTGCCACAGGCAGTGGTGAGAAATAAT ATAAGAACTCAAAAGGGATTTCACAAGCGCCCCGGAAAG ATGGTGTTGTTTGAAAAACCTCAGTTCAGTGGCCAGGTGCATGAGATCTACCGGGATATGGCAGATGCTACGTCTTTGCAGCTCTCGCCTCTGATATCTGTGAAGGTTGTTAGAGGATG TTGGGTGATCTATGAGAAGCCGGACTTCCAGGGACGCTGCATCGCcttggaggagggaggcagtgaATTGACAAACATGTGGGCAGACTCCGGTCCGGAGACAGAACCACAGAACAGCCCACCAATGCTAATAGGCTCGATTCGACTGGCTGTCTCG GATTATTCCCTCCCCCACATTGATCTGTTTACTGAACCGGATGGCCTCGGCAGGGTGACACCTTATCACGACGACACCATAGAGACGGGCTCGTTTGGCGTCCCGCTGAGCACCGGTTCCATCCGAGTGCACTCGGGGGT GTGGCTGGTGTTCAGTGACCCCGGCTTCCAAGGCATGATATCTGTCCTGGGGACGGGAGAGTACCCGCTTCCCGACTCCTGGGGCTTCACGTCACCCTTTGTTGGATCTCTTAGACCACTTAAAATG GGTGGTTTCAAAGTGGAGAATCCCAATGAAGTCAAG gcTGTGTTGTATGAAGAGCCCGGCCTTGCGGGTGCCGGTTTGGAAATCGACAGTGACGTTTTCAGTTTTGGTGAAAGTCAAGGAGACGTCACGGGCGCCGCCGGAGCAAACGCGGACTCGGGGAAACCGGTTTCTGTGGCTTCTTTAAAGATCATGGGAGGGCT ctGGGTGGGCTACAGCGAGCCGGCGTTCGAGGGCCAGCAGTACAtcctggaggagggagagtacCTGCACTGCGGCGACTGGGGCGGCTCTGACCGGCTGGGCTCCCTGCGACCGATCTCGGCC GATTTCATGTCTCCACACCTGAAAATGTTCAGCGACAAGGATTTCGGTGAGCTGGGAGTCAACATCGGCCTCACGGTGCCCGTTATTGACATGGACGCCACGGGCTACGGCGTGAAGACACAGTCCATTGACGTCTTCAGTGGCGT cTGGGTGGCGTTTGAGGAGCCGGGCTTCTGTGGCGAGTGCTACCTTCTGGAGAAAGGCCTGTACGGAAGCCCAGAGGACTGGGGGGCGCTGCAGCCCAGGGTGGCCTCAGCAATGCCTGTTGTGTTG gATGATTTTGAGAATGCAGCTAAATTCAAG TTGCAGATTTTCTCTGAACCAGGTTTCCAGGGCTCCGTTGTCCCCCTGGAGGACAGTGTGGCCTCGCTGCAGGACGGCGTCTCTGTGTCCTCATGCAAGGTCCTGGCTGGAAG CTGGCTGGCGTTCGAGGGCCGGGACTTCACTGGCAGAATGTATTTGTTAGAACTGGGGAGCTACCCTGACCTGAGGGCAATGGGCTGCGCCAATGCGAAATCCTCCATCCTGTCGCTGCAGACCGTTGGCTTT GAGTTTTCGCTGCCGTCGATCACCCTGTTTGAGCGCTGCGGCCTGTGGGGCAAGCGGGTGGTGCTGACGGATGGATCGGTGAACCTCCAGCTGGTGGGAGGCTGCAGCAGAATCCAGTCTGTGCTGGTGGAAGGAGGCAT GTGGGTTTTATACGAGGGAATCAACTATCGGGGTCCTCAGATTTTACTGAAACCTGGTGAAGTGCCCGACTGGCGCAAGAgcagcagctggcagacaaTCGGATCCCTTCGCCCTCTCATGCAG AAGCGAGTGCCCTTCCGTTTAAGGAACAGACAGACGGGGCTCATGCTGTCAGTGACCGGGGATTTGGATGATGTCAAACTGATGCGGGTCCAAGAAACGGAGGAGACCGATGGATTCGAACAGATCTGGCACTACCAAAACGGGCACCTCCACTGCAAG CTGCTAGAGGAGTGCTGCCTGAGTCCCAGCGGCAGCGTGACGATGGCAGGAAGCCGCGTGGGTCTCTCCCCGGAGCCAAACAACCAGGACAACCTGTGGAGCATCACGCCTCAGGGATTTATCCGCTACAGCCAAACGTCTGATCTGGtcctggaggtcaaag GGGGGAAGCTCTACGACAAAAACCAAGTCATTCTAAACAAACTCAATCCAGCTAAACTGGATCAACAGTGGGATGTGGAGATCATATGA